One Fontisphaera persica DNA window includes the following coding sequences:
- the purB gene encoding adenylosuccinate lyase yields the protein MIQRYTRPAMREIWTEQRKLEIWLQVELLALEALVKEGIVPEQDFRLIQERAGFDVERCKELEKTLNHDVIAFTTCVAERINHPASRWFHFGLTSSDILDTAFAVQMTQSADLLLEDVRQLRQVIARRAREHQFTPCIGRSHGIHAEPITFGLKMALMYDEFGRAEQRLAAARQTVAVGKLSGAVGTSAHLHPRVEAYVCKKLGLRPAPLATQVVQRDLHAEFLMALALVGASIERWATEFRHLQRTEVLEVEEYFAKGQKGSSAMPHKRNPITGERLTGLARVLRANALAALENVALWHERDISHSSVERIIFPDSCTLLDYMLATLTKLTDGLIIYPENMKRNLGLSLGMWHSQTVLLALIRKGLTREAAYELVQRNAMLTWQAKNAGDSQADFLKQLQADPEVARHFAPGELEKICSLDFHFRQVKARFKKVGL from the coding sequence ATGATACAACGTTACACACGGCCCGCCATGCGGGAAATCTGGACCGAGCAACGCAAGCTGGAAATCTGGCTGCAGGTCGAGCTGCTGGCCCTCGAAGCCCTGGTCAAGGAAGGCATCGTGCCGGAGCAGGATTTCCGCCTCATCCAGGAACGCGCCGGCTTTGACGTGGAACGCTGCAAAGAATTGGAAAAGACCCTCAACCACGATGTCATCGCCTTCACCACCTGCGTGGCCGAGCGCATCAATCATCCCGCCAGCCGCTGGTTTCATTTTGGACTGACTTCCAGCGATATTCTGGACACCGCCTTTGCCGTGCAGATGACGCAGTCGGCCGATTTGCTGCTGGAGGACGTGCGCCAGTTGCGCCAGGTCATTGCCCGGCGGGCCCGCGAGCATCAGTTCACCCCCTGCATTGGCCGCAGTCATGGCATTCATGCCGAACCCATCACCTTCGGCCTGAAAATGGCCCTGATGTATGATGAATTCGGCCGCGCCGAGCAACGGCTGGCCGCCGCCCGCCAAACCGTGGCCGTCGGCAAGCTCAGCGGCGCCGTGGGCACCAGCGCCCACCTGCATCCGCGCGTGGAGGCTTACGTTTGCAAAAAACTGGGGCTGCGCCCCGCCCCGCTGGCCACCCAGGTGGTGCAGCGCGACTTGCATGCCGAATTCCTCATGGCCCTCGCCCTGGTGGGCGCCAGCATCGAGCGCTGGGCCACGGAATTCCGCCATCTCCAGCGCACCGAAGTGCTCGAAGTCGAGGAGTATTTCGCCAAGGGCCAGAAAGGCTCCAGCGCCATGCCCCACAAGCGCAACCCCATCACCGGCGAGCGCCTCACCGGCCTGGCCCGCGTGCTGCGCGCCAACGCCCTGGCCGCCCTGGAAAATGTGGCCCTCTGGCATGAGCGCGACATCAGCCACAGCAGCGTCGAGCGCATCATCTTCCCGGACAGTTGCACGCTCCTGGATTACATGCTCGCCACGCTTACCAAGCTGACGGACGGACTGATTATCTATCCGGAGAACATGAAGCGCAATCTGGGGCTTTCCCTGGGCATGTGGCACTCCCAAACCGTCCTGCTGGCCTTGATTCGCAAGGGCCTCACCCGCGAAGCCGCCTACGAACTGGTGCAACGCAACGCCATGCTCACCTGGCAGGCCAAAAACGCCGGCGATTCCCAGGCCGATTTCCTCAAGCAGCTCCAGGCCGACCCGGAAGTGGCCCGCCACTTCGCCCCGGGCGAACTGGAAAAAATCTGCTCGCTGGATTTCCACTTCCGCCAGGTCAAAGCCCGCTTCAAAAAAGTCGGCCTCTAA
- the dnaB gene encoding replicative DNA helicase, which yields MLNEPQQQPTDAGEPGEEKPRARRREAGRQTAGRQTPLDRLPPHSLEAERAVLACLLLDPQEGLGSSIQRFKVGKNQEAKSAAAPGEGEERGGQRFRDRRLKEKQEIFYDLKHQVIYEHLVQMFDRREPIDMVTLLQRLQARGDLEKAGGAAYLASLLEAEHSAANLSYYMDIVWGKYILRKLLHACTDIIQNVYDYKGDVDALLDQVETDILRLSEERVEEKSMKMHDLVMRSIQIIEERHQRKGQITGLSTGFPDLDDMTTGLHGGEMFIIAARPSIGKTSLAMNIAEHVALELKQPVGIFSLEMTAESLVLRMMSSRARVNAQNLRSGFLNYEDFQRLTQHAAELSQAPLYIDDTANLSILQLRARARRLHQQYGIQLFVIDYLQLLHSTSSRALENRQQEIADISKGIKALAKELNVPIIVLSQLNREMEKRESKPRLSDLRESGSIEQDADVVGLLYRADPKSPYKAAPMDGDESGEMMQAEAIPVNLLIAKQRNGPTGDIRLMFVKGYTRFESVAKVEPEDVPVTG from the coding sequence ATGCTCAACGAGCCACAGCAACAACCGACGGACGCCGGCGAGCCCGGCGAAGAGAAACCGCGCGCGCGCCGCCGTGAAGCGGGGCGGCAAACGGCGGGCCGGCAAACGCCGTTGGACCGGCTGCCGCCGCATTCGCTGGAAGCGGAGCGGGCGGTGCTGGCCTGCCTTTTATTAGACCCGCAGGAGGGCTTGGGGTCTTCCATCCAGCGCTTCAAAGTGGGCAAAAACCAGGAGGCCAAATCGGCGGCAGCCCCGGGCGAGGGCGAGGAACGGGGCGGGCAGCGGTTCAGGGACCGGCGGTTGAAGGAGAAACAGGAGATTTTTTACGACCTGAAGCATCAGGTGATTTATGAGCATCTGGTGCAGATGTTTGACCGGCGGGAACCGATTGACATGGTGACGCTGCTGCAGCGGCTGCAGGCGCGGGGTGATTTGGAAAAGGCCGGGGGGGCGGCCTACCTTGCGTCGCTGCTGGAGGCGGAGCATTCGGCGGCCAATCTGAGCTACTACATGGACATTGTGTGGGGAAAATACATTCTCCGCAAATTGCTCCATGCCTGCACGGACATCATTCAGAATGTCTATGACTACAAGGGGGATGTGGACGCCCTGCTGGACCAGGTGGAGACAGACATCCTGCGGCTGAGCGAGGAGCGGGTGGAGGAGAAGTCCATGAAGATGCATGATCTGGTGATGCGTTCCATCCAGATCATTGAGGAGCGGCATCAACGCAAGGGGCAGATTACGGGTTTGTCCACCGGCTTCCCCGATTTGGACGACATGACCACGGGACTGCACGGGGGGGAAATGTTCATCATCGCGGCGCGGCCAAGCATTGGCAAGACGTCGCTGGCGATGAACATTGCGGAGCATGTGGCGCTGGAGCTGAAGCAGCCGGTGGGCATCTTCAGCCTGGAAATGACCGCCGAATCGCTGGTGCTGCGCATGATGTCCTCCCGGGCGCGGGTCAACGCCCAGAACCTGCGCTCCGGCTTTTTGAATTACGAGGATTTCCAGCGGTTGACGCAGCATGCGGCGGAGCTGAGCCAGGCGCCGTTGTACATCGATGACACGGCCAACCTGAGCATCCTGCAGCTTCGGGCGCGGGCGCGGCGGCTGCACCAGCAATATGGCATCCAACTTTTCGTCATTGACTACCTGCAACTCCTCCATTCTACTTCCTCCCGCGCATTGGAAAACCGGCAGCAGGAGATTGCCGACATTTCCAAGGGCATCAAGGCGCTGGCCAAGGAATTGAATGTGCCGATTATTGTCCTGAGCCAGCTCAACCGCGAGATGGAAAAACGCGAAAGCAAACCGCGCCTGTCCGATTTGCGGGAATCGGGGTCTATCGAGCAGGATGCTGACGTGGTGGGCCTGCTGTACCGGGCCGACCCGAAAAGCCCTTACAAGGCGGCCCCGATGGACGGGGATGAGAGCGGGGAAATGATGCAGGCGGAGGCCATCCCGGTGAACTTGCTGATTGCCAAGCAGCGCAACGGCCCCACCGGTGATATTCGCCTCATGTTTGTCAAAGGTTATACGCGTTTTGAATCGGTGGCCAAAGTGGAGCCGGAAGATGTGCCCGTGACCGGCTAG
- the bamA gene encoding outer membrane protein assembly factor BamA yields the protein MMTWLRQQRPGRAMAWLLAVMSSGWLWTGALLAQTAPVVRKITIDYVGPATVSEPMIRSHIRVKPGDSYLQANTSEDIRSLYGTGQFRQVVVEPIPLPDGIELVYHLIGKPRLTSIKFEGNKKYSESKLSKKVTSKVGEPLDEAKIFNDTLELQKFYQKSGYHQTTVTNLVSIDERAGRGTVTFQINESPKIKIERVEFVGAQNLKESKLRRVVKTRKRWFFSWLTGSGRLKDDVLEDDRERLADHYRNAGYIDFDLQDVKVDSTGPKSVVVRFVFTEGRQYKVGDVAFKGNTLFSNDELARTLKMGVGEIFTPKGLERDLEALRDRYGAKGYIDATVVPLKNPNVERGTMDLSYQIEEGQQVFIEKIEIKGNTKTKDKVIRRELAVAPGEVFDMTRVKLSQRRLENLQYFEKVDARAEQPGPTDPPNRRNLVVSVDEKNTGHFTIGAGFSSIDSLIGYVEVRQGNFDLFKPPRFEGGGQKMRLRATLGTVRQDYLISFVEPWFLERKLALGVDLYHRVLNYVSLNDLYDERRTGARLSLSRALGTDLLIGSVAYTIERVGVVNVNPNASQVIQDEAGYRLVSKVGASVTYDTRDHSLMPTRGHRVELFSEVAGGPFMGDTDYYKVELRGVKYFRGFHPSHIVEVAARAGSMAPFGDSKRVPLFDRFFLGGLYSLRGFDYRDVGPKDVNGEPIGGNTYWFGSVEYSIPIIQQVRFAVFYDIGNVYAQSWSFNHNSSLGEKFYNDNWGVGIRLNLPIGPMRFDFGVPITTDSRNDSSGKFQFGVGYTREF from the coding sequence ATGATGACATGGCTCAGGCAACAACGGCCCGGCCGCGCAATGGCCTGGCTCCTGGCGGTGATGAGCAGCGGCTGGCTCTGGACGGGGGCGCTGCTGGCGCAAACCGCGCCGGTGGTGCGCAAAATCACCATTGATTACGTGGGGCCGGCCACGGTGAGCGAGCCGATGATTCGCTCGCATATCCGCGTCAAGCCCGGCGACAGCTACCTCCAGGCCAACACCAGCGAAGACATCCGCTCGCTCTACGGCACCGGTCAGTTCCGGCAGGTGGTGGTGGAGCCGATTCCCCTGCCCGACGGCATCGAGCTGGTGTACCACCTCATCGGCAAACCGCGGCTGACCTCCATCAAGTTTGAGGGCAACAAGAAATACTCGGAGAGCAAGCTGAGCAAGAAGGTCACCTCCAAGGTGGGCGAGCCGCTGGACGAGGCCAAAATCTTCAATGACACCCTGGAGCTGCAAAAGTTTTACCAGAAAAGCGGCTACCACCAGACCACGGTGACCAACCTGGTTTCGATTGACGAGCGCGCCGGGCGCGGGACGGTGACCTTCCAGATTAATGAAAGCCCCAAAATCAAAATTGAGCGGGTGGAATTTGTGGGCGCGCAAAACCTGAAGGAATCCAAGTTGCGCCGGGTGGTCAAGACGCGCAAGCGGTGGTTTTTCTCGTGGCTGACCGGCAGCGGACGGCTCAAGGATGATGTGCTGGAGGATGACCGGGAGCGGCTGGCGGACCATTACCGGAATGCCGGTTACATTGACTTTGATTTGCAGGATGTGAAGGTGGACTCCACCGGCCCCAAGAGCGTGGTGGTGCGCTTTGTGTTCACCGAGGGCCGCCAGTACAAGGTGGGCGACGTGGCGTTCAAGGGCAACACCTTGTTCAGCAATGACGAGCTGGCGCGCACGTTGAAGATGGGGGTGGGAGAAATCTTCACCCCGAAGGGGTTGGAACGGGATTTGGAGGCGCTGCGGGACCGCTACGGGGCCAAGGGATACATTGATGCCACGGTGGTGCCGCTCAAGAATCCCAACGTGGAGCGCGGCACGATGGATTTGAGCTACCAGATTGAGGAAGGCCAGCAAGTGTTCATCGAGAAAATTGAAATCAAGGGCAACACCAAGACCAAGGACAAGGTCATCCGCCGCGAGCTGGCAGTGGCGCCGGGCGAGGTGTTTGACATGACGCGGGTGAAGCTGAGCCAGAGGCGCCTGGAGAACCTGCAATACTTTGAAAAGGTGGACGCTCGCGCCGAGCAGCCCGGCCCCACCGACCCGCCCAACCGGCGCAACCTGGTGGTGTCTGTGGACGAGAAGAACACCGGACATTTCACGATTGGGGCGGGGTTCAGCTCGATTGACAGCCTCATCGGGTACGTGGAAGTGCGGCAGGGCAACTTCGATTTGTTCAAGCCGCCGCGGTTTGAGGGCGGCGGCCAGAAGATGCGGCTGCGGGCCACGCTGGGGACGGTGCGGCAGGATTACTTGATATCGTTTGTCGAGCCGTGGTTCCTGGAGCGCAAGCTGGCGTTGGGGGTGGACTTGTACCACCGGGTGCTCAATTACGTGAGCTTGAATGATCTCTATGACGAGCGCCGCACCGGCGCGCGCCTGAGCCTGAGCCGGGCCTTGGGCACGGATTTGTTGATTGGCTCGGTGGCCTACACCATCGAGCGCGTGGGGGTGGTGAATGTGAATCCCAACGCCTCGCAGGTGATTCAGGATGAAGCGGGTTACCGGCTCGTTTCCAAGGTGGGCGCCAGCGTGACGTACGACACGCGCGACCACTCCCTCATGCCCACCCGCGGTCATCGCGTGGAGCTGTTCTCCGAAGTGGCCGGCGGGCCGTTCATGGGTGACACCGACTATTACAAAGTGGAGTTGCGCGGGGTGAAATACTTCCGCGGCTTCCACCCCAGCCACATTGTGGAGGTGGCGGCGCGGGCCGGTTCCATGGCGCCCTTTGGCGACTCGAAGCGTGTGCCGTTGTTTGACCGGTTTTTCCTGGGCGGCCTGTACTCGCTGCGCGGTTTTGACTACCGGGATGTCGGCCCGAAGGATGTGAATGGCGAGCCGATTGGCGGCAACACCTACTGGTTTGGCTCGGTGGAGTATTCCATCCCCATCATTCAACAGGTGCGCTTTGCGGTGTTTTACGACATCGGCAATGTGTATGCCCAGTCCTGGAGCTTCAATCATAACAGCTCCTTGGGGGAAAAGTTTTACAATGACAACTGGGGCGTGGGCATTCGCCTGAACCTGCCCATCGGCCCGATGCGGTTTGATTTTGGCGTGCCCATCACCACCGACAGCCGCAATGACAGCAGCGGCAAATTCCAATTTGGCGTGGGGTACACCCGCGAATTTTGA
- a CDS encoding OmpH family outer membrane protein has product MLLMAALVAGTVSLTAAPAPAGTLRVAGVDLKKLFENYWRTKQANNNLQNQREEMLKERNAYTDRLKKADEEYRKLLEAANDQVISAEERNKRKKAAEEKLVELKQIEGATETFLRNAASTLQETEARMRNNIVKELREAIAAKAKVAGYTLVIDLSADTPVGTQVFLYAAIEDITDTLTAELNAKAPPGALDDRPRTNAPPPAGKSK; this is encoded by the coding sequence ATGCTTTTGATGGCGGCCCTCGTGGCCGGCACCGTGTCCCTCACCGCGGCTCCCGCGCCCGCCGGCACGCTCCGCGTGGCCGGGGTGGATTTGAAGAAGCTCTTTGAGAACTATTGGCGCACCAAGCAGGCCAATAACAATCTCCAGAATCAGCGCGAGGAAATGCTCAAAGAGCGCAACGCCTACACGGACCGCCTCAAAAAAGCCGACGAAGAATACCGGAAACTGCTCGAGGCGGCCAATGACCAGGTGATTTCCGCCGAGGAGCGCAACAAACGCAAAAAGGCGGCGGAGGAAAAGCTCGTCGAGTTGAAACAAATTGAGGGGGCCACCGAAACGTTCTTGCGCAACGCAGCCAGCACACTTCAGGAAACCGAGGCCCGGATGCGCAACAACATCGTCAAAGAATTGCGGGAGGCCATTGCCGCCAAGGCCAAGGTCGCGGGGTACACGCTGGTGATTGACCTTTCCGCCGACACGCCGGTGGGCACGCAGGTGTTTTTGTATGCGGCGATTGAAGACATCACCGACACCCTCACCGCGGAGTTGAACGCCAAGGCGCCGCCCGGAGCGCTGGACGACCGCCCCCGCACCAATGCCCCGCCGCCTGCCGGCAAATCCAAGTAA
- the argJ gene encoding bifunctional glutamate N-acetyltransferase/amino-acid acetyltransferase ArgJ — protein MKKQWTSIPGSVVAPQGFLASGVFCDIKRLGTGKGSDKGQKRDLALIVSTVPARAAGMFTTNQVCAAPVKVCREHLRRGTAQVIVANSGNANACTGAQGMRDARQMAVLAAERLHVEPRQVLVASTGRIGVLMPMDRVQAGIEAAAQLLGDAPEHAAEAAEAIMTSDTRPKQIAIEFKVGGVPVRLGGICKGAGMIQPGMSPTGARPASRPLHATMLCFLTTDAAIARPALQTALREAVAASFNRITVDGDMSTNDTVLVLANGLAGNREIRGGGDLAMFQAALSHVCLELAKMIVRDGEGVTRFVTVHVHGARHAADADAAARAVANSALVKTSWCGGDPNWGRIMDALGYSAARVVEEKVDIAYARPGGRKLLYSVKRGQPTKVSFATLCQAVAEKEFDLHIFLNLGRAEAVMYTCDLTEAYVDFNKGDVSNPAALGG, from the coding sequence ATGAAGAAACAGTGGACCTCGATTCCCGGTTCAGTGGTGGCCCCCCAGGGCTTTCTGGCGTCAGGCGTGTTTTGCGACATCAAGCGCCTGGGCACCGGCAAAGGCTCGGACAAGGGCCAAAAGCGCGATTTGGCGCTGATTGTTTCCACCGTCCCCGCGCGGGCGGCGGGCATGTTCACCACCAACCAGGTATGCGCCGCGCCGGTGAAGGTTTGCCGCGAGCATTTGCGGCGCGGCACGGCGCAGGTGATTGTGGCCAACAGCGGCAACGCCAATGCCTGCACGGGCGCGCAGGGGATGCGCGACGCCCGCCAGATGGCGGTCCTGGCCGCAGAGCGGCTGCACGTGGAGCCGCGGCAGGTGCTGGTGGCGTCCACCGGCCGCATTGGGGTGCTCATGCCCATGGACCGCGTGCAGGCCGGCATTGAGGCCGCCGCCCAGCTTCTGGGCGACGCCCCCGAGCACGCCGCCGAGGCGGCCGAGGCCATCATGACCAGCGACACCCGGCCCAAGCAAATCGCCATCGAGTTCAAGGTGGGGGGCGTGCCGGTGCGGCTGGGGGGTATTTGCAAGGGGGCGGGCATGATTCAACCGGGCATGAGTCCCACCGGCGCGCGGCCGGCCTCGCGCCCGCTGCATGCCACGATGTTGTGCTTTTTGACCACCGACGCCGCCATTGCGCGTCCGGCCCTGCAAACGGCCCTGCGCGAAGCGGTGGCGGCCAGCTTCAACCGCATCACGGTGGACGGCGACATGAGCACCAACGATACCGTGCTGGTGCTGGCCAATGGGCTGGCGGGCAACCGGGAAATCCGAGGGGGCGGGGACCTGGCCATGTTTCAGGCGGCGTTGAGCCATGTGTGCCTGGAGCTGGCCAAAATGATTGTGCGGGATGGTGAAGGGGTGACACGCTTTGTCACCGTCCATGTCCACGGTGCGCGCCATGCGGCGGATGCCGACGCCGCGGCGCGGGCGGTGGCCAACAGCGCGTTGGTGAAGACCAGTTGGTGCGGGGGCGACCCCAACTGGGGGCGCATCATGGATGCCTTGGGCTATTCCGCCGCCCGGGTGGTGGAGGAGAAGGTGGACATTGCCTATGCCCGGCCGGGGGGGCGGAAATTGTTATACTCGGTGAAACGGGGGCAGCCCACCAAGGTCAGTTTTGCCACGCTCTGTCAGGCGGTGGCCGAGAAGGAATTTGACCTGCACATCTTCCTCAATCTGGGCCGCGCCGAAGCGGTGATGTACACCTGCGATTTGACCGAGGCGTACGTGGATTTCAACAAGGGCGATGTGTCAAATCCCGCCGCCCTGGGCGGCTGA
- the argB gene encoding acetylglutamate kinase, with protein METLIAKAHTLLEALPYIQRYSGATFVIKYGGSFMDSPDPEVRQSVARDIVFLEAVEINPVVVHGGGKAITRAMDAAGLKAQFVQGMRVTDAATVEVVDRVLSREINPEIVRTIQTLGGLARGFAGTDIFTCRKLAMHGPDGQPVDLGYVGEVVAVNTEPLLDCIARGITPVISPTARGEDGHVYNCNADVAAAMAAIALKARRLVFMSDVPGLMRNPKDPTTVIPHLRINEVPALKQAGIVDQGMIPKVDSAVAAIRAGVEKVSFVDGRVPHAVLLEIFTDEGVGTEVVR; from the coding sequence ATGGAAACCCTGATTGCCAAGGCGCACACGCTGCTGGAGGCGCTGCCGTACATCCAGCGGTACAGCGGCGCCACCTTTGTCATCAAATACGGCGGCAGCTTCATGGATTCACCCGACCCGGAAGTGCGCCAGAGCGTGGCGCGGGACATCGTGTTTCTGGAGGCGGTGGAAATCAACCCCGTGGTGGTGCATGGCGGGGGCAAGGCCATCACCCGCGCGATGGATGCGGCCGGGTTGAAGGCGCAATTTGTGCAGGGCATGCGGGTCACCGACGCCGCGACGGTGGAGGTGGTGGACCGGGTGCTGTCGCGCGAAATCAATCCGGAAATCGTGCGCACCATTCAGACCCTGGGCGGGCTGGCGCGCGGTTTTGCGGGGACGGACATTTTCACCTGCCGCAAACTGGCGATGCACGGGCCGGACGGCCAGCCGGTGGACCTGGGCTACGTGGGCGAAGTGGTGGCGGTGAACACCGAGCCGCTGCTGGACTGCATTGCCAGGGGCATTACGCCGGTCATCAGCCCGACGGCGCGCGGTGAGGACGGCCACGTGTACAACTGCAACGCCGATGTGGCGGCGGCCATGGCGGCCATTGCCCTCAAGGCGCGGCGGCTGGTGTTCATGAGCGATGTGCCGGGACTGATGCGCAATCCGAAGGACCCCACCACGGTCATCCCGCATCTGCGCATCAATGAGGTGCCGGCGCTCAAACAGGCGGGCATCGTGGACCAGGGCATGATTCCCAAGGTGGACAGCGCCGTGGCGGCCATCCGGGCGGGGGTGGAAAAGGTTTCCTTTGTGGACGGCCGCGTGCCCCATGCGGTGCTGTTGGAGATATTCACCGATGAAGGCGTGGGGACCGAGGTGGTGCGGTAA
- a CDS encoding secondary thiamine-phosphate synthase enzyme YjbQ, giving the protein MLRQVQHELTIATRGRGFYEITAEVAELVRCSGLATGLATLHLQHTSASLLIQENADPEVRRDLERFMARLAPDGDPLFRHTCEGDDDMPAHIRTALTAVNLSIPITAGRLALGTWQGIYLWEHRYASHRRRVTVHLLGE; this is encoded by the coding sequence ATGTTACGCCAGGTCCAGCATGAATTGACCATTGCCACCCGCGGACGCGGCTTTTACGAAATCACCGCGGAGGTGGCCGAGCTGGTGCGGTGCAGCGGCCTGGCCACCGGCCTGGCCACGTTGCACCTGCAACACACCTCCGCCTCACTGCTCATTCAGGAAAACGCCGACCCCGAAGTGCGCCGGGATTTGGAGCGGTTCATGGCCCGGCTCGCGCCCGATGGGGACCCCTTGTTTCGCCATACCTGCGAGGGCGACGATGACATGCCGGCTCATATCCGCACCGCGCTGACCGCCGTGAACTTGAGCATCCCCATCACCGCCGGGCGCCTGGCGCTCGGCACCTGGCAGGGGATTTATCTCTGGGAACACCGCTATGCCTCGCACCGGCGGCGGGTGACCGTGCACCTGCTCGGCGAATAA